GAAGAGGACTACTGGCTTGAGGCAGTTGAATGGGCTGATGAGAAGGGAGCGGAGATAATCAGCAGTTCCCTTGGTTATTATGATTTTGAAGATGGTTCATCTTATACATTTGAGGACCTTGACGGCGAGACAGCAACTGTTACCAAAGCCGCAAACATTGCAGCAGAAAAAGGGATTCTCGTTGTGAATTCTGCGGGAAACGGAAATCTTATGCCGCCGGCGGATGGAAAACATCTTATTGCCGTAGGTGCAGTGGAAGTAAACGGGGATTTGTGGCAAGACAGCGGAAGCGGTCCTACTTATGATGGAAGAGTAAAACCGGACGTAGTCGCAAGAGGTTTTGAAACATACTGCGCTGACCCGAATAACAACAATAAATATCTTTATAAAACCGGCACATCATTTGCAACGCCGCTTGTCGCAGGGCTTGCAGCACTTCTGCTTGAAGCCCACCCTGACTGGACTCAGGACAAGATACGAGAAGCAATATTAAACACATCAGACAGAAGCAGCTCGCCTGACAATTCTTTTGGCTACGGAATTCCCAACGGCGTATCAGCTCTTAAATATGCCCTGTCCATTACAACGGAAAAACTTCCAGCGGCAAAGGCGGATAGAAAATACATCGCTAAATTAAATGCTTCCGGCAAGAGCGATAAGCTGATTTGGAGCATAGTTGACGGAAGCGGGTTACTCCCCTCAGGTCTTACCATGAGCAAGAGCGGAGTTATCAGCGGCAAGCCTGCAAAGATAACTTCCGGTCAGATTTACACATTTACTGTTAAAGCATCTGACAGCGGTGTCCCAGGAAAAGAGATCACCAAAGAGCTTTCTATCAAAGTAAAACCATAAATCCGCAAAATCTGCTTTCAACTTTCTGATTTTTTTATTACAGTTAATTAACTTAAAAATAAATTTTGGAGGTCTGTATATG
The sequence above is drawn from the Candidatus Schekmanbacteria bacterium genome and encodes:
- a CDS encoding S8 family serine peptidase translates to MITIHPHATHRNISLINLIKICLLVFFLGYCITFVTSAQHIEIKRNTVVTWVFFKDKGNVSASDIESYVKSLPQNVRARRAKVNPSNIADERDLPVNKYYVDKVIALGARHRATTRWLNGISIEATDEIIDAIEQLPFVKEVKIINPPKKQLNLIDSGENTLQGRLPYGSSKSQLKQINVTALQNMGYSGKGVIICVIDSGFKTTHEALKSVKVIDEHDFVNDDGETADEAGDYGGQDAHGTEVLSVIGGFKKGNLIGPAYNAKYLLAKTEDMASEFPVEEDYWLEAVEWADEKGAEIISSSLGYYDFEDGSSYTFEDLDGETATVTKAANIAAEKGILVVNSAGNGNLMPPADGKHLIAVGAVEVNGDLWQDSGSGPTYDGRVKPDVVARGFETYCADPNNNNKYLYKTGTSFATPLVAGLAALLLEAHPDWTQDKIREAILNTSDRSSSPDNSFGYGIPNGVSALKYALSITTEKLPAAKADRKYIAKLNASGKSDKLIWSIVDGSGLLPSGLTMSKSGVISGKPAKITSGQIYTFTVKASDSGVPGKEITKELSIKVKP